In Pseudomonadota bacterium, one genomic interval encodes:
- a CDS encoding toxin-antitoxin system YwqK family antitoxin, protein MWISLVMMPLTVAMLTGNVPDADAGKGAVTAEQIRINPRDGLRMKNNEPFTGEVYGYYHNGEVATADRFVDGKRHGFSRNFFPDGRLGYEVWFVDGKRHGGSRTWWANGTLRSSSLYVNDLPHGESWGWYPDGKKFKLARYQMGEPTGLQQAWRKNGKLFRNFEIRNGRLYGLNNADLCVEIVDEESS, encoded by the coding sequence ATGTGGATTTCACTCGTAATGATGCCTCTCACGGTGGCCATGCTCACTGGCAATGTACCTGACGCCGATGCGGGCAAAGGGGCTGTGACGGCCGAACAAATTCGTATCAACCCGCGCGACGGACTGCGCATGAAAAACAATGAGCCGTTTACTGGGGAGGTTTACGGGTACTACCACAATGGCGAAGTCGCAACGGCGGATCGTTTTGTGGACGGCAAGCGCCACGGGTTTTCACGCAATTTTTTTCCTGACGGTCGCCTGGGTTACGAGGTGTGGTTTGTTGACGGGAAGCGGCACGGCGGGTCGAGGACCTGGTGGGCCAACGGAACGCTGCGATCCAGTTCGCTTTATGTAAACGATTTGCCTCACGGTGAGTCTTGGGGCTGGTACCCGGATGGCAAAAAATTTAAGTTGGCCCGTTATCAAATGGGTGAGCCGACGGGGCTACAACAAGCCTGGCGAAAAAACGGCAAGCTTTTCCGGAATTTTGAGATACGTAACGGTCGGCTATATGGGCTCAATAATGCTGACCTCTGCGTAGAAATCGTTGATGAGGAGTCATCGTGA
- a CDS encoding alpha/beta hydrolase, giving the protein MLTRFIPFLLLLLPSLAGGTMLPADEATYAVRVTGAITYGSGTSQGGTATKDLLLDLYEPVLEDNSVGPLPVVILIHGGGYTGGSRLDDRLVTMAEDFASRGWIAASIDYRLVGDEPIPSERYQVMVDETLAGLGRGVSSDEETTLNTIVSAAEDAATATDWIIANAPDINADAARIGLLGSSAGAFISINAAYTVDEYDIAGYDYSFVVDLWGGSSLPPEDDLAAATVIDGNEPPLFIVHGTADATVSFAKSEVLVDRAQAVGLEYEFYPVEGAGHGYGSTGFLDAAVTGEGTLFDRALAWTADLARAKATVFINPAMEGAWYNPETDGQGIFIDLDPQAGTVFVGWFTFDTVDGNSPGNLIGANQRWFTAFGQFVGNRATLEVFETTGGRFNDPSLVTTAPVGTASLVFSDCLSGTFQFELPGYALEDTVPLLRNLSDSRCETLGASPR; this is encoded by the coding sequence GCTACCTATGCGGTCCGCGTGACCGGCGCTATCACCTACGGCTCGGGTACCAGCCAGGGTGGTACAGCCACCAAAGACCTGCTGCTTGACCTGTATGAGCCGGTCCTGGAGGACAACAGCGTCGGGCCGCTGCCGGTAGTCATCTTGATCCACGGCGGCGGCTATACCGGCGGCTCCAGACTCGACGACCGACTGGTAACTATGGCGGAAGATTTTGCGTCGCGCGGGTGGATCGCCGCGTCGATCGACTATCGACTGGTTGGAGACGAGCCGATTCCCTCTGAGCGCTACCAGGTGATGGTCGACGAAACGCTTGCGGGGCTCGGTCGGGGGGTCAGCAGCGATGAGGAGACGACGCTGAACACGATTGTTTCAGCCGCAGAGGACGCGGCCACGGCAACGGATTGGATCATCGCCAATGCGCCAGACATCAACGCCGATGCGGCGCGAATCGGGCTGCTCGGGTCGTCGGCGGGAGCCTTTATCTCCATCAACGCCGCCTATACGGTTGATGAGTACGACATCGCCGGGTACGACTACAGTTTTGTCGTTGATCTGTGGGGCGGAAGCAGTCTGCCACCGGAAGACGATCTTGCCGCAGCAACTGTGATTGATGGCAATGAGCCGCCGCTATTTATTGTCCACGGAACGGCGGATGCAACGGTGAGCTTCGCGAAATCCGAAGTGCTGGTCGATCGCGCGCAGGCTGTTGGCCTGGAGTATGAGTTCTACCCGGTTGAGGGGGCGGGACATGGCTACGGGTCCACAGGCTTCCTTGACGCTGCTGTGACCGGCGAGGGGACGCTGTTTGACCGGGCCCTGGCCTGGACCGCTGATCTGGCGCGAGCCAAGGCAACGGTGTTCATCAATCCGGCCATGGAGGGCGCCTGGTACAACCCGGAGACTGACGGGCAGGGCATCTTCATTGATCTGGACCCGCAGGCGGGCACGGTGTTTGTCGGCTGGTTCACCTTCGATACGGTCGACGGCAACAGCCCCGGAAATCTGATCGGCGCAAACCAGCGCTGGTTTACCGCGTTTGGCCAATTCGTCGGCAACCGAGCAACGCTCGAGGTGTTTGAGACCACCGGCGGGCGGTTCAACGATCCGTCATTGGTCACGACGGCACCCGTTGGGACCGCCAGCCTGGTGTTCAGTGACTGTTTATCGGGCACCTTTCAGTTCGAGCTGCCCGGTTATGCGCTTGAAGACACCGTTCCCTTGCTGCGAAACCTGTCTGACAGCCGATGCGAAACCCTCGGGGCGAGTCCGCGCTAG
- a CDS encoding SCO family protein, with product MKALLVGCFTFVILAQCQLSAAAETSALPYYNAENFTPHWLEDDAEELQGFHRIPDFSFTNQDGEAVTNQDFDGKVYVASFFFTSCPGICPTLVTRLSVIQKTFLANDNVRILSHSAMPEVDQVPVLHRYADRHKIRSEKWDLVTGPKAAIYSIAKQAYFASEDMGEAKGDGDFLHTEKLLLIDKNKRIRGVYNGLSETAIVDLTTDINLLLQE from the coding sequence GTGAAGGCTCTCCTGGTCGGGTGCTTCACCTTTGTGATTCTCGCTCAATGCCAGCTGTCTGCTGCTGCTGAGACGTCAGCTCTGCCGTATTACAACGCCGAAAATTTTACCCCGCACTGGTTGGAAGATGATGCAGAAGAACTGCAAGGCTTTCACCGCATCCCGGATTTCAGCTTTACCAATCAGGACGGGGAAGCGGTCACCAACCAAGACTTCGACGGCAAGGTCTACGTTGCTTCCTTTTTCTTCACCAGCTGTCCTGGCATTTGCCCGACACTGGTTACAAGACTGTCTGTTATCCAAAAGACATTTCTAGCCAACGATAACGTCCGCATTCTTTCACACTCAGCGATGCCGGAAGTGGATCAGGTCCCGGTGCTGCACCGCTATGCCGACAGACACAAGATTCGCAGCGAAAAGTGGGATCTGGTCACCGGGCCCAAGGCGGCGATCTACAGTATCGCCAAGCAAGCCTACTTCGCCAGCGAAGACATGGGTGAGGCGAAGGGAGATGGCGATTTTTTGCACACCGAGAAGCTGCTGTTGATCGACAAAAACAAGCGTATTCGCGGGGTCTACAATGGCCTTTCTGAGACTGCGATCGTGGACTTGACTACGGACATAAACCTCTTGCTCCAAGAGTAG